In Helianthus annuus cultivar XRQ/B chromosome 3, HanXRQr2.0-SUNRISE, whole genome shotgun sequence, a single window of DNA contains:
- the LOC110931648 gene encoding probable L-type lectin-domain containing receptor kinase II.1, whose protein sequence is MERLRIPLSDITFATKNFNKRFCIGSGGYGIVYKAELEHLDIRKISSSDWDNKNELPKKRSTVAIKRIFNKEGEEGFFMEIKTLTSCNHPNIVSLLGFSRENGEMILVFEFAAKGSLDNCLENNTMANVTWAQRVHICLGIAKGLKYLHANWKGKRRIVHRDIKSANILLDGKWNAMVADFGLSKFHPENHHVSTIYTTHVVGTDVYLDPEYLSAYKYKKESDIYSFGVVLFEMLSGTLAYDSNYYLGDDKGLPTVARRCFKEGKIKELIDPNMMVEVNEHTFTVNKGPNQKSLDAFTKIAYLCLAETQINRPKMEDIIKGLEDALRFQGKPFVLQKFQLSAIVSATMNFAAKCCVGEGAYGMMYNARLDHFDTQSLSKIEGINGSELSWRCSNVALKRIFNREDEHGKQGFFEEIEMLANVKHPNIVTLLGVSSENCEMILIYNDAFKGSLHDCLGNSDNMAELTWEKRIKISLDIAQGLNYLQTSPVDKQKIMRFDMNSANILMDSCWSAKIACFWLSTLNTATNVTNSRNFRKVQSEPEYLKIEKMKKESVIYSFGIILFEILCGKVQYDEIYYVENEKGLPTIARRCFEKGTLLKEMIDHVLKKKVGENSYRLDENINQYSFDAFSKIAYHCCSATEASRPSMEDIIMELKNALKMQVSHSFLLILLEHPVWGVERGRGSPSMLPTPPRTWRLGRGPFGDLSRGRW, encoded by the exons TGTACAAAGCAGAGCTTGAACATTTAGATATCCGAAAAATATCATCATCAGACTGGGACAACAAAAATGAACTGCCAAAAAAGCGTAGCACTGTAGCTATAAAGCGCATCTTCAACAAGGAAGGTGAGGAAGGGTTTTTCATGGAAATTAAAACACTTACTAGTTGTAATCATCCAAACATAGTCTCCCTTCTTGGGTTTTCAAGGGAAAATGGTGAAATGATCCTTGTCTTTGAGTTTGCTGCGAAAGGAAGCCTTGATAATTGTTTGGAAAACAATACAATGGCTAATGTTACATGGGCACAACGAGTACATATATGTCTTGGTATTGCAAAAGGATTGAAATACCTTCATGCCAACTGGAAGGGTAAACGAAGGATAGTACACCGAGACATAAAGAGTGCAAACATTTTGTTAGATGGGAAGTGGAATGCAATGGTTGCCGATTTTGGGCTCTCCAAATTTCACCCTGAGAACCATCATGTAAGCACAATTTATACCACGCATGTTGTAGGCACAGATGTGTACCTAGATCCCGAATATTTATCTGCATACAAATATAAAAAAGAATCTGACATTTACTCTTTTGGAGTAGTCTTATTTGAGATGTTATCTGGAACATTGGCCTATGATTCAAATTACTACCTGGGCGATGACAAGGGGCTACCTACTGTTGCAAGAAGATGTTTCAAAGAGGGAAAAATAAAAGAATTGATTGATCCTAATATGATGGtagaagttaatgaacacacctTTACAGTAAATAAAGGACCTAATCAAAAGTCTTTGGATGCATTTACAAAAATTGCATATCTATGTTTGGCAGAAACTCAAATTAACCGCCCAAAAATGGAAGATATCATTAAGGGACTTGAGGATGCATTACGCTTTCAG GGAAAACCATTCGTACTCCAAAAGTTTCAACTAAGCGCTATAGTCTCCGCAACCATGAATTTTGCAGCTAAATGTTGTGTTGGGGAAGGCGCGTATGGTATGATGTATAATGCAAGACTTGATCATTTTGATACCCAAAGTTTATCCAAAATAGAAGGGATTAATGGCAGTGAACTGTCCTGGAGATGCAGCAATGTAGCTCTAAAACGCATCTTTAATAGAGAAGACGAACATGGTAAACAAGGGTTCTTTGAAGAAATTGAAATGCTTGCCAATGTTAAGCATCCCAATATAGTCACTCTTCTTGGTGTTTCAAGTGAAAATTGTGAGATGATTCTTATATACAATGACGCTTTTAAAGGAAGCCTCCATGATTGTTTAGGAAACTCTGATAACATGGCTGAACTTACTTGGGAAAAACGTATAAAAATCAGCCTTGATATCGCACAAGGATTAAATTACCTTCAAACCAGTCCAGTGGATAAACAAAAGATAATGCGGTTTGATATGAATAGCGCCAACATTTTAATGGACTCTTGTTGGAGTGCGAAGATTGCTTGCTTTTGGCTCTCTACATTAAACACCGCTACTAATGTAACCAACTCCCGCAATTTCAGAAAAGTGCAATCGGAACCTGAATATTTGAAAATAGAGAAGATGAAAAAAGAATCTGTTATTTACTCATTTGGAATAATTTTATTTGAAATCCTGTGTGGCAAGGTACAATATGATGAAATTTACTATGTCGAAAATGAGAAGGGGCTTCCTACTATTGCACGGCGATGTTTTGAGAAGGGAACACTTTTAAAGGAAATGATAGATCACGTTTTGAAGAAAAAAGTTGGGGAAAATTCTTATAGACTTGATGAAAACATCAATCAGTATTCTTTTGATGCATTTTCAAAAATTGCATATCATTGTTGTTCAGCGACAGAAGCTTCTCGTCCATCAATGGAAGACATCATCATGGAACTTAAGAACGCGCTTAAAATGCAAGTAAGTCATAGTTTTTTGTTAATATTATTAGAACATCCTGTATGGGGCGTGGAGAGGGGGAGGGGAAGCCCTTCCATGCTCCCTACACCACCACGAACATGGCGTTTAGGGCGTGGTCCCTTTGGGGATTTGTCGCGGGGGAGGTGGTGA